A single genomic interval of Microbacterium hydrocarbonoxydans harbors:
- a CDS encoding APC family permease, whose amino-acid sequence MSSTNRATEPESGVTTGISQKGLSAGAVGVLGAVVIGVSTIAPAYTLTASLGPTVAVVGTQVPAIMLVGFIPMLLTAFGYRELNRMMPDSGTSFTWGVRAFGPWIGWMTGWGLIAATVIVLSNLAGIAVEFLFLLIAQVSGNPAIADLAFNPFINVVVCLLFMLGATLVSYRDMQTTQKFQYILVGFQVLVLVVFATVAIIKAVNGDAPEPTAFSWSWFNPFEVPSFSAFAAGLSLSIFIFWGWDVVLTMNEETKDPAKTPGRAAMVTVVVVVALYLLLAIGLIMFAGVGTGDYGLANEDISANVFFALSDPILGPLAFLVSLAVLSSSAASLQSTAVGPARTLLAMGHYGALPKQFARVSPRFFTPGYSTIVSAVVASVFYAVMRLVSENVLTDTILSLGMMICFYYGLTAFACVWYFRKQWFDSARSFFFTFLFPLVGGAILAVLFVTTLIDSMDPAYGSGSSIGGLGLVFVLGVGIIVVGIAIMIWQAIRRPAFFRGETLGVDAPPSVRRR is encoded by the coding sequence ATGAGCAGCACGAACCGGGCGACGGAGCCCGAATCCGGCGTGACCACCGGCATCTCGCAGAAAGGATTGAGTGCAGGGGCCGTCGGCGTCCTCGGAGCCGTCGTGATCGGCGTCTCCACCATCGCCCCGGCGTACACCCTCACCGCCTCCCTCGGTCCGACGGTCGCCGTCGTCGGCACGCAGGTGCCCGCGATCATGCTCGTCGGGTTCATCCCGATGCTCCTGACCGCCTTCGGCTACCGCGAGCTGAATCGCATGATGCCCGACTCCGGCACCTCCTTCACGTGGGGCGTGCGGGCGTTCGGGCCGTGGATCGGCTGGATGACCGGATGGGGTCTGATCGCCGCCACCGTCATCGTGCTGTCGAACCTCGCCGGCATCGCCGTCGAGTTCCTGTTCCTGCTGATCGCACAGGTCAGCGGCAACCCCGCTATCGCGGACCTCGCGTTCAACCCCTTCATCAACGTGGTCGTCTGTCTGCTCTTCATGCTCGGCGCGACACTCGTGTCGTACCGCGACATGCAGACCACCCAGAAGTTCCAGTACATCCTCGTCGGCTTCCAGGTGCTCGTTCTCGTCGTCTTCGCGACCGTCGCGATCATCAAGGCCGTGAACGGCGACGCACCGGAGCCGACCGCATTCTCGTGGTCGTGGTTCAACCCGTTCGAGGTGCCGTCGTTCAGTGCCTTCGCCGCAGGCCTCTCGCTCTCGATCTTCATCTTCTGGGGCTGGGACGTCGTCCTCACCATGAACGAGGAGACGAAGGACCCGGCCAAGACCCCTGGGCGCGCCGCCATGGTCACCGTCGTGGTCGTCGTCGCCCTCTACCTGCTTCTCGCGATCGGTCTCATCATGTTCGCCGGTGTCGGCACGGGGGACTACGGACTCGCGAACGAGGACATCTCCGCGAACGTGTTCTTCGCGTTGTCCGACCCGATCCTCGGGCCGCTCGCGTTCCTCGTCTCGCTCGCCGTGCTGTCGAGCTCGGCGGCCTCCCTCCAGTCGACCGCCGTCGGCCCCGCCCGCACGCTCCTCGCGATGGGACACTACGGTGCTCTGCCCAAGCAGTTCGCACGGGTCAGCCCCCGGTTCTTCACCCCGGGCTACTCGACGATCGTGTCGGCCGTCGTCGCCTCGGTCTTCTATGCGGTGATGCGCCTCGTCAGCGAGAACGTCCTCACCGACACGATCCTCTCGCTCGGCATGATGATCTGCTTCTACTACGGACTCACCGCCTTCGCCTGCGTCTGGTACTTCCGCAAGCAGTGGTTCGACTCGGCCAGGAGCTTCTTCTTCACGTTCCTGTTCCCGCTCGTCGGCGGCGCGATCCTCGCCGTGCTGTTCGTCACGACGCTCATCGACTCGATGGACCCGGCGTACGGCAGCGGATCGAGCATCGGCGGCCTCGGCCTCGTGTTCGTCCTCGGTGTCGGCATCATCGTCGTCGGCATCGCGATCATGATCTGGCAGGCGATCCGTCGTCCGGCCTTCTTCCGTGGCGAGACCCTCGGCGTCGATGCGCCGCCGAGCGTCCGTCGCCGCTGA